ATAAAAAGATACCTAAAAACCGCATGTTGTCGCTGGGTGAAACCCAGGCAAAAAAAACCATATGTGAGAAAAGCATCAACCAGTACGGTTTCTTGACCCCCATTGTACTCATGGAAAATCCGTCCGGAGAGCTGATCACCCTGGCAGGTGAAAACGAGCTTGAAACCTTAAAGGAAATGGACGTTTCAAAAGCAGACGTTTTAATAACCAGGCTAAAAGACCGGTCCGACTCCTGCAAGGTAATCCTGCTTTTATCCTCAATTCAGAAAGGGCTGAACGCCCTTTCTGAGGGTCTGATTCTGCGCGAGTTGATGCAAGCCGGTGGATATACCCAGAGAGAACTGGCGGAAAACCTGATGAAATCAAAATCATGGGTAAGCAAGAGATTATCCCTGGCGGAAGAGCTCAATCCAAATGTATCTGAAATGGTTTTAGCAAAACAGCTGTGCCCGGCCAGCGCCCAGGAACTGTCACGGCTGCCCAAAGAGGAGCAGCACCGGTTCGCCCTGGCTGTCTGCTCAAAAGACATACCCAAGTCCGCAGTTGAGCGCCTGATTTCAGCATATAACAGCAAAAACACACCCGAGGCAGTTAAGCAGGCGATAATAAAAAATCCGGCGCTGGCCCTTGCGGACATAGACGAAGAAAATTCAAAAAATGCGCCGGCCAGGGTGATACCGCTTCAAGATTTGATGCGGCAATCAGGCTGGCGCTTAAACTTATCTCTGAGATAGAAATGTATCTCGCAAGCATGGCGGACGAAGATATTAAAAAGTATCACCGTATTTTCACCTTAATCTGCAATTCAATGAGACGTTTCATCAAACTGGCGGAGCGCCTTGTTTCCCCGGGGAAACAAGGAGGTGTCTGTGATGGCGGCTGTTGACACCGAAACATATAGAATGATCAGAAGGCTTTATACAGTCGACGGGTTAAGCCAGCGACAGATTGCCAGACATCTTAAGGTAAGAAGGTGGACAGTAAAAAAATATTGTAACGGCGCAGCGCTCCCCGGAACAAGAAAAGAATACCAGGCAGAAAAAAGCCCCTTGAGGACGGCTATTGAGCATGAGATTGTTAAACTGATCAATGAAAATAAAGACGCCCCGGTCAAGCAGGAATTAAACGCCAAGATCATCTGGCAGGCCCTGATTACCTCAGGCTTTGCCATAGGCGAGTCCACAGTAAGAAAGTATGTTCAGGAGATGCGCATAGACAAGCCGGACATCTTTATCCCCCTTGAATTCGAGCCTGGGGAAGCTATGGAATTTGACTGGGGCGACGCCTATGCGCTTGTAGATAAGATAAAAACGAGAGTATCCCTGTTCTGCGCGGTGCTGCCATACAGCTACGGGATCTTTGCCACTGTCTTTCCCGATAAAACAAGCGCCAGTTTTTTTACCGGCCACGTCATGGCCTTTGAATACTTCGGCGGTGTACCTTTAAGATGTATCTATGACAAACTGAAAAGCGCTGTTCTGGAAGGGTCGGGAAAAGACGCCGTCAAGCAGGAGAAATTTAAAAAACTGGAAGCCCACTATGCCTTTGAGGGTGTTTTTTGTAACGCTGCTTCCGGGTGGGAGAAAGGGAGCGTGGAAAATCTGGTGGCTATTATCCGGTCCATTGCCTTTACCCCCATGCCGAAGGTGGCCAACTTCATGGAACTGCAGGAGCACGTAATCCAAAAATGTATGGAATACTGCCTAAACCATAAAATCAAAGGCCGGCCAAAGAGTATCAAAGATATGCTGGAGGAAGAAAAGAAACACCTGCTGCCGTTAC
This genomic window from Desulfotomaculum sp. contains:
- a CDS encoding IS21 family transposase, whose translation is MAAVDTETYRMIRRLYTVDGLSQRQIARHLKVRRWTVKKYCNGAALPGTRKEYQAEKSPLRTAIEHEIVKLINENKDAPVKQELNAKIIWQALITSGFAIGESTVRKYVQEMRIDKPDIFIPLEFEPGEAMEFDWGDAYALVDKIKTRVSLFCAVLPYSYGIFATVFPDKTSASFFTGHVMAFEYFGGVPLRCIYDKLKSAVLEGSGKDAVKQEKFKKLEAHYAFEGVFCNAASGWEKGSVENLVAIIRSIAFTPMPKVANFMELQEHVIQKCMEYCLNHKIKGRPKSIKDMLEEEKKHLLPLPAYSVIWIF
- a CDS encoding spoOJ protein; amino-acid sequence: KKIPKNRMLSLGETQAKKTICEKSINQYGFLTPIVLMENPSGELITLAGENELETLKEMDVSKADVLITRLKDRSDSCKVILLLSSIQKGLNALSEGLILRELMQAGGYTQRELAENLMKSKSWVSKRLSLAEELNPNVSEMVLAKQLCPASAQELSRLPKEEQHRFALAVCSKDIPKSAVERLISAYNSKNTPEAVKQAIIKNPALALADIDEENSKNAPARVIPLQDLMRQSGWRLNLSLR